The window TAATGAAACAAAAATAAAAGTCATGTCAGCAGCAATATATATAATCCAGTTTTTTATCATCAATATCCACAATATGATGCTATTGATGAAATGAACAATATACATGGTACGCCTATGACTTGTACTAACATATTTCGGCTCCTTTGGAATATTAAATTTTTTACGAACGATTCTTTCAGTAATCTGCGCGACCAATATTAGAACTACTATAAAAATGGACGTGGGAATCCATGAATTATTAATAGTGCGATCTTCTTTAAAAGAAAAGGCAATAAATTCCGATGCGACTTTCGTATCATTCACTTTGTAAAATACATTGGTTTTGCTATCGATAAAAGCTAATTGATCAACATTGAATAATATTTTTAGCTTAGCTGTTTGCTTATTGTCAAATTCAATCCAGATATCACGAAATGCACTATAACCATCATCCTTCTTAGATAAAACAGCCTTTTGAAGAACGTTTTCTAGTAACTCTGTTTCTAAACCCTTGTCATATTCTCTCTGACGTACAACCCAACCACTTCTACCAGCTTTAAATTGGCCATTTTCCCAGTTTTCTGCAATCGAAAATTGTTTTATCTCTTCCTGTTTTGCTAAATCAACGATTGTTGCGAGATTAGATGCATTCTCTGATTTCCACGGACCAATTGCTATGAAAAAGAGTAATGTCAATGTAGCAGCAACCATAACAGTTGTATAGCGCCACCATCTGTTTTGCATACTTTGTTGCTGTGCTTTATGGAAAATACGTTCCTGCAATTGTTGCGTAAAACGCGGTGCTTCCCCAATCTCTTTATTTAGTTTGTCCTTAAAAGATGTCATCTACTAGCACCTCCCAATCACTTTGTTCGAGTTTCCCCTGTAGCATATGTCTTGCTCTGCGTAATCTTGTTTTAACTGTATTTTCGCTACAGGCAAGCACATCTGCTATTTCCCCCACTTTCAGTTCCTGATAATAATAAAGAATCAGCACTTCTCTATAAATAATTGGTAGCTCGAATAGAGCTGTTTTCAACATTATCCGCTCATCAGCTTCTATTAAATCCGATTCTGGCGTACGCTTGCTTGCCCCTATATTCAGCTTTTCAAATAATACATGGCGTTTATTTTTCCAACTTCGTAAATGATCATGACTCTTATGTACTGTAATTTTCACTAAATATGTTTTTAGCGATGCTCTTTGTTCAAAGCGATGCTGTTGACGATAATAGGCGAGAAATACATCTTGAACAATCTCTTCTGCAATCGTCCAGTCCTTCACATACAAATAAGCTACGCGCAGACAATATTCACCGTGTTCATCCATAATGACTGCTAAATGCTCACTCAAACAAACACCTCCTTTTTCCATTCACTCTATAGTCGTCAAGAATCTTCAATTGGTTTCAGTATTAAGAAAAAAGCGCCCAAATATTGGACGCTTTTCTTAAAATATCTTGCCGAACTTTCAAAATAGCGTGGTATATGGACAATAATAACTGTTTTATATGCCATACTATTTGAAACTTTCCATTGGTTTAAAGTAACATCCTTCATTAATAAAATGATTAATTGCAGCAAACAATTCTTTTGAATTTGTTTCTAACTCATCTATTGCAGACTCTAAATCATCGACTATCACCATTTTTGATTTGAAGCTTATACTACACTTTCAACACGATTCGCGTTCACGATGCTTGTCACACTTGTCTACATTTCTTCTAATGTCAGGTTTTAAAATTTAATACGCATATGTAATCTTTCCTATAACCTACACAAATCAACATAAAAGAACTGAGTCATACGCTTATCATAAGCATATAACTCAGTTCCCATAAATTCTTTATTTTACTACGATATTCACAAGCTTACCTGGAATAACAATTACTTTTACTAAGTTCTTGCCAGCCATATATTCTTGTACTTTCTCGTCTGCTAGTGCGACTTTTTCAATATCTTCTTTTGAAGCATCTTTTGATACAATAATTTTAGCACGTACTTTACCCGCTACTTGCACAGCTACTTCTACTTCGTCATCAACTAATTTTGACTCATCGTATGTTGGCCATTCTTTGTAAGAAATGGAGCCCTCGTGTCCAAGCAATTGCCATAATTCTTCTGCAACGTGAGGAACCATTGGTGCAAGCATCTTCACAAAGCCTTCTGCGTAAGCTGTTGGTACTACATCTACTTTATAACAATCATTAATGAATACCATCATTTGTGAAATAGCCGTATTAAAGCGAATACCTTCGTAGTCTTCCGTCACTTTTTTCACAGTTTGGTGGTATGATTTTTCAAGTGTCTTATCCTCAGAAGCTTGAACCTTCGCTGCTAATGTTCCTTCTTCTTCATTGACAAATAGACGCCAA of the Lysinibacillus fusiformis genome contains:
- a CDS encoding DUF4181 domain-containing protein, whose protein sequence is MTSFKDKLNKEIGEAPRFTQQLQERIFHKAQQQSMQNRWWRYTTVMVAATLTLLFFIAIGPWKSENASNLATIVDLAKQEEIKQFSIAENWENGQFKAGRSGWVVRQREYDKGLETELLENVLQKAVLSKKDDGYSAFRDIWIEFDNKQTAKLKILFNVDQLAFIDSKTNVFYKVNDTKVASEFIAFSFKEDRTINNSWIPTSIFIVVLILVAQITERIVRKKFNIPKEPKYVSTSHRRTMYIVHFINSIILWILMIKNWIIYIAADMTFIFVSLLIYTAIDYYYGREEKRHYISSISGLLILVLFLGFILIGFI
- a CDS encoding sigma-70 family RNA polymerase sigma factor, with amino-acid sequence MSEHLAVIMDEHGEYCLRVAYLYVKDWTIAEEIVQDVFLAYYRQQHRFEQRASLKTYLVKITVHKSHDHLRSWKNKRHVLFEKLNIGASKRTPESDLIEADERIMLKTALFELPIIYREVLILYYYQELKVGEIADVLACSENTVKTRLRRARHMLQGKLEQSDWEVLVDDIF